One genomic segment of Vespa crabro chromosome 3, iyVesCrab1.2, whole genome shotgun sequence includes these proteins:
- the LOC124422938 gene encoding copper homeostasis protein cutC homolog has protein sequence MLEICVDTIESAKNAIIGGAGRLEVCSALSEGGLTPTFGLVKAIRNLTNIKIFVMLRVRSGNYIYSREEMNVMLDDLKMFRDSKIVNGFVFGALTKDREIDILYCKEIINAAVNLPVTFHRAFDEIRDPLEGINILYDLHFARILSSGQKDTAEEGISVLQMMCKEAEEKIIIIPGSGITPNNIHYIKSKTNAMEFHSSARNKKKLFENEINHIKVGTRTEEVFVMVTDVQSVKKMVQIINSDINS, from the coding sequence ATGTTGGAAATTTGCGTGGACACAATTGAGTCGGCAAAGAATGCGATTATAGGTGGTGCCGGTAGATTGGAAGTATGTTCGGCTTTATCGGAAGGTGGTTTAACACCAACATTTGGTTTGGTGAAAGCAATTCGTAatttaacgaatataaaaatcttcgTTATGTTACGCGTTAGAAGcggaaattatatttattcacgTGAGGAAATGAATGTCATGTTGGACGATTTGAAAATGTTTAGGGATTCAAAAATAGTAAATGGTTTCGTTTTCGGTGCTTTGACGAAGGATCGTGAAATCGATATACTTTATTGcaaggaaataataaacgcAGCTGTTAATTTACCTGTAACATTCCATCGTGCTTTCGACGAAATACGTGATCCTTTGGAGGGCATTAACATATTGTACGATCTCCATTTCGCAAGGATATTATCATCGGGACAAAAGGACACAGCCGAGGAAGGTATTAGTGTCTTGCAAATGATGTGTAAGGAAGctgaggaaaaaataataataataccaggTTCCGGGATTACTCCTAacaatatacattatattaaatcaaaaacAAATGCTATGGAATTTCATTCTTCGGctaggaataagaaaaaactttttgaGAATGAAATCAATCATATAAAAGTTGGTACAAGAACCGAGGAAGTATTTGTTATGGTTACAGATGTTCAATCTGTCAAAAAAATggttcaaataattaatagtgATATTAATTCGTAA